A window of Mucilaginibacter paludis DSM 18603 contains these coding sequences:
- a CDS encoding response regulator, translating into MRTTLTRNLQIGFGLSLLLLIISSVASYVSIQNLLESADLVEHSTKVVQGLESVMSTMKDAETGQRGYLLTGEDDFLEPYTGAYGRALTMVNRLQDMTGDNPQQQLNISHIKDIMLKRLTALQNMLEKKRSGKAVTVDDLRYGKIAMDALRKEVDTAEAAEKALLSSRNGTLKKFTSLTPLIIVFAALLAMGVSIFSYIKVTADMAERLRLQQELQDKDEEVSRRINIIQHIAEQISTGDYTIRVDDHEKDSLGSLALSLNKMAESLEYSFKRLSDNEWMQTGMSQLNDRMIGEKEQSMLTHQILQFLAAYTASQVGALYLLEDNALWLQSGFALTDASPKIALGEGLVGQAALNDEAYWLKEIKNDFITVSHATGSIKPQHLLVVPIHHENQVTGIIELASIHSYPDRKLKFLKAVAPNIGIAIHGAQNRKRMQELLEETQAQSEELQAQHSELENLNTELEAHTQKLQTSEEELRVQQEELQQTNLELEERNRMINARNQEIQQKAEELEQSTRYKTEFMANMSHELRTPLNSILLLSRYLAENTEQNLNPDQVESASVILNSGNGLLNLIDELLDLSKIEAGKMELEYQQVSVEGVLNDIKSLFAPIAKEKKLDFIIKNELSEITQLETDRMRLEQILKNLLSNALKFTSKGQVSLTLRQPELTGNLLQFAVTDTGIGIPQNKQQLVFDAFQQADGSTKRKFGGTGLGLSISRELARLLGGEISLSSEPGKGSEFVLTIPMDRQAIVPTQNPATQPEKLKTDDEQELKMTGRYVVPVIPEAVEDDRNNLQPYDQVVLIVEDDTAFGKALLGFTRKRGYKGIVAVRGDHGIALAQQYQPVAILLDIQLPVKDGWEVMEELKSNSATRHIPVHIMSSMEVKRESRMKGAVDFINKPIAMDQMKQMFQKLEEAWSKNPKKVLIVEENARHAQALSYFLETFKVSSAIAGSVNESVDALKNKEVDCVIMDMGIPDKNAYEMLETIKHNPGLEDLPIIIFTGKHLSSGEESRIRQYADTIVVKTAHSYQRILDEVTLFLHLIEDQKQDNIDTSNKKPSLLNEVLKDKTVLIADDDVRNIFSMTKSLEKHGMKVISATDGKEALHQLDSHPETAIVLMDMMMPEMDGYESTARIRQHPHFKHLPVIAVTAKAMLGDREKCIAAGASDYISKPVDIDQLTSLLRVWLFDKR; encoded by the coding sequence ATGAGAACGACGCTCACACGAAACCTTCAAATTGGCTTTGGCTTATCCCTTCTTTTGTTAATTATCAGCTCTGTTGCATCTTACGTAAGTATACAAAACTTATTGGAAAGTGCAGATCTGGTTGAGCATAGCACCAAAGTTGTACAGGGCCTTGAAAGCGTGATGTCGACCATGAAGGATGCCGAAACAGGGCAACGGGGATATCTGCTTACCGGCGAGGATGATTTTTTAGAACCCTATACCGGCGCCTATGGGCGGGCTTTGACTATGGTGAACCGTTTGCAGGATATGACAGGAGACAATCCGCAACAACAACTGAACATCAGCCATATTAAGGATATTATGTTAAAACGCCTCACGGCTCTGCAAAACATGCTCGAGAAAAAACGCTCGGGCAAAGCGGTAACCGTAGACGACCTGCGTTATGGCAAAATAGCCATGGACGCCCTGCGTAAAGAAGTTGACACTGCCGAGGCGGCCGAAAAGGCTTTGCTGAGTAGTCGGAACGGCACGTTAAAAAAATTCACATCACTAACTCCCCTTATTATAGTTTTTGCAGCATTACTGGCCATGGGCGTTTCGATATTTTCATACATTAAGGTAACTGCGGATATGGCTGAAAGATTGCGCCTGCAACAAGAACTCCAGGATAAGGATGAAGAAGTTAGCAGGCGGATCAATATCATTCAACACATTGCAGAGCAAATATCAACAGGCGATTATACCATCAGGGTAGATGATCATGAAAAAGACAGTTTGGGCAGCCTTGCCTTGTCGTTGAATAAAATGGCCGAATCATTAGAATATTCCTTCAAACGGCTATCTGATAACGAATGGATGCAAACCGGGATGAGCCAATTGAACGACCGCATGATTGGCGAGAAGGAACAATCAATGCTCACACACCAGATATTGCAATTTTTAGCAGCTTATACAGCAAGCCAGGTAGGCGCCTTATATTTATTGGAGGATAATGCGCTATGGCTGCAGAGCGGTTTTGCCTTAACAGATGCCAGCCCTAAGATAGCTCTGGGCGAAGGGTTAGTGGGCCAGGCTGCTTTAAACGATGAAGCGTACTGGCTAAAAGAGATTAAAAATGATTTTATTACCGTTAGCCATGCAACTGGTAGCATTAAGCCTCAGCATTTATTAGTTGTACCAATACACCACGAAAACCAGGTAACAGGTATTATTGAGCTGGCATCTATCCACAGCTATCCGGATAGAAAACTTAAATTTTTGAAAGCCGTAGCCCCCAATATCGGCATTGCCATTCACGGAGCACAAAACCGTAAGCGGATGCAGGAGTTACTGGAAGAAACGCAGGCGCAGTCGGAAGAGTTACAGGCCCAGCATAGCGAGCTTGAAAATCTGAACACGGAACTGGAAGCCCACACCCAAAAACTGCAAACCTCCGAGGAGGAATTAAGGGTACAGCAGGAAGAGCTACAACAAACCAACCTTGAGCTGGAAGAGCGAAACCGGATGATTAATGCCCGAAACCAGGAAATTCAACAAAAGGCCGAAGAACTGGAACAGAGCACCCGGTACAAAACAGAGTTTATGGCCAATATGTCGCATGAACTGCGCACGCCGCTTAACTCCATCTTACTGCTGTCGCGTTACCTGGCCGAAAATACCGAGCAGAACCTCAATCCCGACCAGGTAGAATCAGCAAGCGTAATTCTTAATTCGGGAAATGGCTTACTCAACCTGATTGACGAACTGCTGGACCTTTCGAAAATTGAGGCTGGCAAAATGGAACTTGAATATCAACAGGTGTCTGTAGAAGGTGTATTGAACGATATTAAATCCCTATTCGCTCCTATCGCCAAAGAAAAAAAACTCGATTTTATTATCAAAAACGAGCTGTCTGAGATAACGCAACTTGAAACAGACAGAATGCGATTGGAGCAAATTTTAAAGAACCTGCTCTCGAACGCACTTAAGTTTACCAGTAAGGGCCAGGTATCTTTAACACTCCGCCAACCTGAACTTACCGGTAATCTGCTTCAATTTGCAGTAACCGATACGGGTATTGGTATTCCGCAGAATAAGCAGCAATTGGTATTCGACGCATTTCAACAGGCAGATGGTTCTACCAAACGCAAATTTGGCGGAACAGGACTGGGTCTTTCAATCAGTCGTGAACTGGCGCGCCTATTGGGCGGAGAAATCAGCCTAAGCAGCGAACCAGGTAAGGGTAGCGAATTTGTACTCACCATACCTATGGACAGGCAAGCCATTGTACCCACTCAAAACCCGGCAACCCAACCCGAAAAGTTAAAAACCGATGATGAGCAGGAGCTCAAAATGACTGGTCGATATGTAGTTCCAGTTATTCCTGAAGCGGTTGAAGATGACCGCAACAACTTACAGCCCTATGATCAAGTAGTTTTGATTGTTGAGGACGATACAGCCTTTGGTAAGGCGCTTTTGGGCTTTACCCGCAAACGTGGATATAAAGGAATTGTAGCCGTAAGAGGAGATCATGGGATAGCGCTGGCTCAGCAATATCAACCTGTAGCCATTTTGCTGGATATTCAGCTACCCGTAAAAGATGGATGGGAAGTGATGGAAGAATTGAAAAGTAACAGCGCTACGCGTCATATTCCCGTCCACATTATGTCATCGATGGAGGTAAAACGGGAAAGCCGCATGAAAGGTGCCGTTGATTTTATCAATAAGCCTATAGCGATGGATCAAATGAAACAGATGTTTCAGAAGTTGGAGGAAGCGTGGAGCAAAAACCCTAAAAAAGTATTAATTGTTGAAGAAAATGCAAGGCACGCGCAAGCACTTTCTTACTTTCTTGAAACCTTCAAGGTGTCTTCCGCCATAGCGGGAAGTGTGAATGAAAGTGTTGACGCCTTGAAAAATAAAGAAGTAGACTGCGTAATTATGGATATGGGCATTCCGGATAAAAATGCTTACGAAATGCTTGAAACCATTAAACACAACCCCGGTTTGGAAGACCTGCCCATTATCATCTTTACGGGTAAACACCTATCCTCGGGCGAAGAAAGCCGTATCCGCCAATATGCAGATACCATTGTGGTTAAAACCGCCCACTCCTACCAACGCATCCTTGATGAAGTAACGCTATTTTTGCACCTAATTGAAGATCAAAAACAAGACAACATCGATACGAGCAACAAAAAGCCAAGTCTTTTAAATGAGGTTCTGAAAGATAAAACAGTGCTGATAGCCGACGACGATGTGCGTAATATTTTCTCGATGACTAAATCACTCGAAAAGCACGGCATGAAGGTAATTTCGGCCACAGATGGTAAAGAGGCGTTACATCAATTGGATAGCCATCCGGAAACGGCAATTGTACTAATGGACATGATGATGCCCGAAATGGATGGTTACGAAAGCACAGCCAGGATAAGGCAGCATCCCCATTTTAAACATTTACCGGTAATTGCGGTAACCGCCAAGGCGATGTTAGGCGACCGCGAAAAATGTATTGCAGCGGGTGCTTCAGATTATATTTCAAAACCAGTAGACATTGATCAGTTAACCTCATTGCTAAGAGTTTGGCTGTTTGACAAAAGATAA
- a CDS encoding response regulator: protein MDNPSSPVLIIDDDSRNIFALGLVLRSKGYQCLSATAAQPGIKLLTENPDIGIVLLDMTMPDMDGYEAIGVIRKVPGRENLPIIAVTAQAMPGDREKCLSAGANAYISKPVNVDMMISLLKQYIS from the coding sequence ATGGATAATCCATCATCACCGGTACTGATCATCGATGACGACAGCCGCAATATATTTGCATTAGGCCTGGTTTTACGCAGCAAGGGTTATCAGTGCCTTTCGGCTACGGCCGCACAACCGGGTATCAAATTATTGACCGAGAATCCTGATATCGGCATAGTATTGCTTGACATGACGATGCCCGACATGGACGGCTATGAAGCCATCGGCGTGATCAGGAAAGTGCCCGGCCGTGAAAATTTACCCATTATTGCCGTTACCGCCCAGGCCATGCCTGGCGATCGTGAAAAGTGCCTTTCCGCTGGAGCTAATGCGTACATTTCAAAGCCTGTTAATGTAGATATGATGATTAGCCTGCTAAAGCAATACATCAGCTAA
- a CDS encoding CheR family methyltransferase — translation MESPVDDQQISLLLTDLLDTYGYDFTDYSKASLKRRINRLYILDRFPSFAEFRYKVRTDENYFNRFIEQLTVNVTEMFRDPFFYQALKNEILPVLATYPFIRIWHAGCSTGEEVYSTAIFLKEANLLHKSILYATDINSEVVKKAAEGIFPINHMQQYSENYRQAGGNQDFSSYYSAGYDHVLFSEELKKRMVFSTHNLVSESSFNQFQLIMCRNVLIYFERELQGKVFALFDESLDSLGFLALGSKETLKLSPIVSRYRQIGKEKIWRKMY, via the coding sequence ATGGAATCACCGGTTGACGACCAGCAGATTAGTTTACTGTTAACAGACTTGTTGGACACTTATGGTTATGATTTTACAGACTATTCCAAAGCCTCTTTGAAGCGCCGGATCAACCGCCTGTATATCCTTGACCGTTTCCCGAGCTTTGCGGAATTCAGGTATAAAGTACGTACGGATGAAAACTACTTTAACCGGTTTATTGAACAGCTTACAGTGAATGTTACTGAAATGTTTCGCGATCCCTTTTTTTACCAGGCACTAAAAAATGAAATATTGCCAGTATTGGCTACCTATCCTTTTATCAGGATATGGCATGCTGGTTGCTCTACAGGCGAAGAGGTGTATTCTACAGCTATTTTCCTCAAGGAGGCCAATTTATTACACAAATCGATATTATACGCCACAGATATTAATTCCGAGGTGGTAAAAAAAGCGGCAGAGGGCATCTTTCCTATCAACCATATGCAGCAGTACTCCGAAAACTACAGGCAGGCAGGTGGAAATCAAGATTTTAGCAGTTATTATTCGGCCGGTTACGATCACGTTCTGTTTAGCGAAGAACTCAAAAAACGTATGGTTTTTTCTACACATAACCTGGTTTCCGAAAGTTCTTTTAACCAATTTCAACTGATTATGTGCCGCAATGTGTTGATTTATTTTGAAAGAGAATTACAGGGCAAAGTTTTTGCATTATTCGACGAAAGTTTGGATAGCCTGGGCTTTTTAGCACTGGGAAGCAAGGAGACTTTAAAGTTGTCGCCGATTGTTTCGCGCTACCGGCAAATAGGTAAAGAAAAAATATGGAGGAAAATGTATTAA
- a CDS encoding chemotaxis protein CheB produces MEENVLNTQCIIIGGSAGSLEVMMFILTRLETNFSIPIIIVLHRKYNHDSALIEVLSHKTKLHVKEAEDKEQIKPGVIYIAPADYHLLVESNHSFSLDCSEKVQFSRPSIDVSFQTAAEAYGPGLLAILLSGANADGTEGFMHVRRNGGVLIAQNPSDALVPFMPQSAINEGLADFVLNRQEISKLLNYQQDNKNSNSD; encoded by the coding sequence ATGGAGGAAAATGTATTAAATACCCAATGCATTATTATCGGAGGATCTGCCGGAAGCCTCGAAGTAATGATGTTTATTTTAACCAGGCTGGAGACTAATTTCTCTATCCCTATCATCATTGTGTTGCACCGTAAATACAACCATGATTCAGCTTTAATTGAGGTATTAAGCCATAAAACAAAATTACATGTTAAAGAAGCTGAAGATAAAGAACAGATAAAACCAGGAGTAATTTATATTGCCCCGGCAGATTATCATTTGCTGGTTGAAAGCAATCATTCCTTCTCATTAGACTGTTCTGAAAAGGTTCAGTTTTCCAGACCAAGCATCGATGTATCATTTCAAACTGCCGCCGAAGCATACGGGCCTGGCTTGCTTGCCATCCTTTTATCCGGCGCCAATGCCGACGGAACCGAAGGCTTTATGCATGTGCGTAGAAACGGCGGAGTACTGATAGCCCAAAACCCCAGCGATGCGTTGGTTCCCTTTATGCCACAGAGCGCAATTAACGAAGGGCTGGCAGATTTTGTACTAAACAGGCAAGAGATATCGAAACTACTTAACTATCAACAGGATAATAAAAATAGCAACTCCGATTGA
- a CDS encoding L,D-transpeptidase family protein: MMSSCVHYPSKTSVTDSLHKEWNKTIPGNFSGQSEAVFDSLGIGSFLKKYPGFKIYTGEINSFYKKRNYAYAWFEKGSLIEQAGNLENRVLNLQNEGVYQKPPYQKELDSLVNNLNTRAKQPDIQVELMLTAQYFAFSKLVWQGMDSTASSSARWYLPRKKVNYAQYLDSLIKMPSKQAAAAEPVYRQYELLRSYLRKYYLLNERDKWSNITLTGKVFKPGDTAAVIATVKKRLYLLEDFKGDTLDRAYNADLDTAILQFQSRNGLLANGLLNKETVAEMNVPLKKRIQQILVNMERCRWLPISLNSDYLAVNIPEFKLHVFHADSLLWSCNVVVGQTMHQTTVFYGDVKYVVFSPYWNVPPSIVQKEVVPEMKRHRDYLSTHRMQITGYADGLPTIRQLPGPENSLGLVKFLFPNSYNIYLHDTPSKSLFGESARAFSHGCIRVQNPTKLANFLLKDQKNWDAQKIDVAMHAGKEQYVTLQNKVPVFIAYFTAFTDGNNKLNFRKDIYNLDDHLASMLIAEKTSY, from the coding sequence ATGATGAGTTCCTGCGTTCATTACCCCTCAAAAACTTCTGTTACAGACTCTTTGCATAAAGAGTGGAACAAAACTATTCCGGGAAACTTCAGCGGCCAGTCTGAAGCAGTTTTTGACAGCCTGGGTATCGGGTCGTTTTTGAAAAAATACCCCGGATTTAAAATTTACACCGGTGAGATCAATAGTTTTTATAAAAAAAGAAATTACGCTTACGCCTGGTTTGAGAAAGGTAGCCTGATTGAACAAGCAGGCAACCTGGAAAACCGCGTACTCAACTTGCAAAACGAGGGTGTGTATCAAAAGCCTCCTTATCAAAAAGAACTCGACTCCTTAGTTAATAATTTAAATACCCGGGCAAAGCAGCCTGATATACAGGTTGAGCTGATGTTAACGGCCCAATATTTTGCTTTTTCGAAATTAGTATGGCAGGGTATGGATAGCACGGCAAGTTCGTCTGCACGGTGGTACCTGCCTCGGAAAAAAGTAAACTATGCGCAATATCTTGATAGTTTAATAAAAATGCCGTCTAAGCAAGCTGCTGCCGCCGAGCCGGTTTACCGCCAATACGAACTGCTAAGAAGCTATCTGCGCAAATACTACTTACTGAACGAACGGGATAAGTGGTCAAATATCACTTTAACAGGTAAAGTGTTCAAACCCGGAGATACAGCCGCCGTAATTGCCACTGTAAAAAAACGGCTATACCTATTGGAAGATTTTAAGGGCGATACGCTGGATCGTGCTTATAACGCAGACCTGGACACTGCCATCCTTCAATTTCAAAGCAGGAATGGGTTGCTGGCCAATGGCCTGTTGAATAAAGAGACGGTTGCCGAAATGAATGTTCCGTTGAAAAAAAGAATACAGCAGATCCTGGTGAATATGGAACGCTGCCGCTGGCTGCCTATAAGTTTAAATTCGGATTATCTGGCCGTTAATATCCCCGAATTTAAATTACACGTTTTTCATGCTGATAGTTTATTGTGGAGTTGCAATGTAGTGGTAGGGCAAACCATGCATCAAACCACTGTATTTTATGGCGATGTGAAGTACGTTGTATTTAGCCCTTATTGGAATGTACCACCGAGTATTGTGCAGAAAGAGGTTGTTCCGGAAATGAAAAGGCATCGGGATTATTTATCCACTCACCGGATGCAAATCACAGGTTACGCAGATGGCCTGCCTACAATAAGGCAATTACCAGGGCCCGAAAATTCTCTTGGCCTGGTGAAATTTCTTTTTCCAAACAGCTATAATATCTATCTGCACGATACGCCCTCCAAATCATTGTTTGGCGAATCGGCAAGGGCTTTTAGCCACGGCTGTATTAGGGTTCAAAACCCAACCAAGCTGGCAAATTTTCTGTTGAAGGATCAAAAAAACTGGGACGCTCAGAAAATTGACGTAGCTATGCACGCCGGGAAAGAGCAATATGTTACTTTACAAAATAAGGTGCCTGTTTTTATAGCTTACTTTACTGCTTTTACAGACGGAAACAATAAGTTGAATTTCAGGAAAGATATCTATAACCTCGACGATCACCTGGCTTCGATGCTTATCGCTGAAAAAACCAGCTATTGA
- a CDS encoding universal stress protein → MKTILLLTDFSENADHAAQSALMLCSRLHNNLLLFNNLCGATVSEGYVGSQWLQDSLPECEPERYLNLQKTAEFIEQQAVNLKRGQYKPNVSVDCGAGNIGENVENIMQSNDIEFALMGGGVNCTLEQILNDNNTSTVIDYISRPLIIVPQPSTLDKLKKVTFATGFNESDINAIRYICKLGSVFGFQLDIVHVDPLDKKGEIQDEIEANFKKQVTELNYPQITFNAVKGKDVVKRLIRLCEESESELLSVVYYDQSFFIRMLHQSTAKKVLNYQKVPLMILPAKMCN, encoded by the coding sequence ATGAAGACAATTCTGCTATTGACTGACTTTTCTGAGAACGCAGATCATGCCGCGCAATCAGCTTTGATGCTTTGTTCAAGGCTTCACAACAATTTACTTTTATTCAATAATTTATGTGGGGCAACGGTATCTGAGGGTTATGTGGGGAGCCAATGGTTGCAGGATAGCTTGCCCGAGTGCGAACCAGAACGGTATCTTAACCTGCAAAAAACTGCTGAATTTATTGAACAGCAGGCCGTTAATTTAAAACGCGGGCAGTATAAGCCGAATGTTTCTGTTGATTGTGGGGCCGGAAACATAGGGGAAAATGTAGAGAACATTATGCAGAGCAATGACATAGAGTTTGCTCTGATGGGTGGCGGTGTAAATTGCACGCTCGAGCAGATTTTGAATGATAACAACACATCTACAGTTATCGATTACATCAGCCGTCCGCTTATCATTGTTCCGCAGCCGTCAACGTTGGATAAATTGAAGAAGGTGACTTTCGCTACCGGCTTCAACGAATCGGATATCAACGCAATTAGGTATATCTGTAAATTGGGATCGGTTTTTGGTTTTCAATTGGACATTGTACATGTGGATCCTCTGGATAAAAAAGGCGAGATTCAGGACGAAATAGAAGCAAACTTTAAAAAACAGGTAACCGAATTGAATTACCCTCAAATAACATTTAACGCCGTAAAAGGCAAAGATGTTGTTAAACGTCTGATACGCCTATGCGAAGAATCGGAATCAGAACTTTTATCCGTTGTATATTATGATCAATCTTTTTTTATCCGCATGCTGCATCAAAGTACCGCAAAAAAAGTGCTGAACTATCAAAAGGTGCCGCTTATGATTCTGCCTGCTAAAATGTGCAATTAA
- a CDS encoding baeRF3 domain-containing protein produces MMNTLLTPEIRQVIGALHYRPSVSIMIPFEPKTNSKTELILSLKLIAESAEKELLENYPVEVCAVITEKLRKIIRNLSFNTNKKSIAIYVSLVFEKVIYLDTTVNEKITIDDSFEIRDLVYNKKQIEKYLLLLFTDKKSEVFLINSSKFFRVVPHAPELIYAYTNDITKNDGPPSQFEFTDRVLHHMDQSLDEITLAYPLPVFIMGTDDIVDHFKKITKHAASIVDYVQGNYEYATFTELKAALKPHIVSWHKQQKDHLLAKLQTENAKNKLITGVKNVWAEINHHKGRLLVVEKNFRYLEDHQVAGRTTAQASQTGERTIYDRDSVDDMIEKVLENGGDVEFVNDGDLDTYHHIALVQYY; encoded by the coding sequence ATGATGAACACACTATTGACACCAGAAATCCGGCAGGTAATAGGTGCGTTACACTATAGGCCATCAGTTTCAATCATGATACCTTTTGAACCCAAAACCAACTCAAAAACGGAACTGATCCTTTCATTAAAATTAATTGCCGAAAGCGCAGAAAAAGAGTTACTTGAAAACTACCCCGTTGAGGTATGCGCTGTTATTACAGAAAAACTACGGAAAATCATCCGGAATTTAAGTTTCAACACAAACAAAAAAAGCATCGCTATTTACGTTTCGCTGGTTTTTGAAAAAGTAATATACCTTGATACCACCGTAAACGAAAAAATAACTATCGACGATTCTTTCGAGATCAGAGACCTGGTTTATAATAAAAAACAAATTGAAAAGTACCTGTTGCTTTTGTTTACCGATAAAAAGAGTGAGGTGTTTTTAATTAACTCGAGCAAATTCTTCCGGGTAGTTCCGCATGCGCCTGAATTAATTTATGCCTATACTAACGATATCACTAAAAATGACGGGCCTCCAAGCCAGTTTGAATTTACAGACCGGGTTTTACATCATATGGATCAATCCCTTGATGAGATTACCCTGGCCTACCCTCTACCGGTTTTTATAATGGGTACCGATGATATTGTTGATCATTTTAAAAAGATCACAAAACATGCCGCATCAATTGTTGATTATGTGCAAGGCAACTATGAGTATGCTACTTTTACTGAGTTGAAAGCCGCACTAAAACCGCACATTGTCAGCTGGCATAAGCAACAAAAAGATCATTTACTGGCCAAACTGCAAACTGAGAACGCTAAAAACAAACTGATAACTGGAGTGAAGAATGTATGGGCAGAAATAAATCATCATAAAGGCCGACTATTGGTTGTTGAAAAAAACTTTAGATATCTTGAAGACCATCAAGTTGCTGGCCGAACTACCGCCCAAGCAAGCCAGACCGGCGAAAGGACAATCTATGACAGAGATAGCGTAGACGACATGATAGAAAAAGTACTTGAAAATGGCGGCGATGTTGAATTTGTTAACGACGGTGATTTGGATACCTACCACCATATCGCGCTGGTACAGTATTACTAA
- a CDS encoding MGMT family protein gives MMKYITGKSWREKREKPIQPKVIDIPDLWARKMGHGKMFIPTPMLIDEIIKRIPIGRVTTVNIIRNHLASEYHADMTCPLSTGIDLCIAAQAAEEDRLNGESEITPYWRVLKEDGKLNAKFPGGKQQQAEYLRAEGFEIIENEVDYSLSVKNYKNRLINLSYRLFADSYNLI, from the coding sequence ATGATGAAATATATAACAGGAAAAAGTTGGAGGGAGAAAAGAGAGAAACCCATACAACCTAAAGTGATTGATATACCCGATTTATGGGCCAGAAAAATGGGTCACGGCAAAATGTTTATTCCTACGCCGATGCTGATTGATGAAATTATCAAAAGAATTCCAATAGGCAGAGTAACTACGGTAAATATTATTAGAAATCACCTGGCAAGCGAGTATCACGCCGACATGACCTGCCCGCTAAGTACAGGAATAGACTTATGCATTGCAGCCCAGGCCGCTGAAGAAGACAGGCTAAACGGCGAAAGCGAAATAACCCCCTATTGGAGGGTACTAAAAGAGGATGGTAAACTAAATGCTAAATTTCCGGGAGGCAAACAACAACAGGCTGAGTATTTACGGGCGGAGGGCTTCGAAATTATAGAAAACGAAGTTGATTATAGCCTATCCGTTAAAAACTATAAAAACAGGCTGATTAATTTATCCTATCGTTTATTCGCCGATAGTTATAACCTCATTTGA